CCTCGGTGATGGCAACAGTGGCGGCAGTCTTCTTGCCGGTGACCAAACCGAGCCTGGCCTTGCCCTTCACGATAACGTAAGGGACACCCATCTTCCTGCAGAGAgcgggaaggaagacaacGAGCTCAATGGGGTCAACGTCGTCGGCAATGACAACGAGCTgagccttcttggcctcGACGAGGGCAACAACGTGGTTGAGACCGTACTTGGCGAAGATGGGCTTCTTGGAGTCGGCAGTGGTGGCCTTgtcaccctccttctctcgcttctCGGCCTCGGCAAGGAGACgagccttcttctcctgggTAGACTCGGGCTTGTACTTGttgaggagctggaagagctGAGTGGCGGTGTTCTTGTCAAGGGTGTTGGAGAACTGGGCGATGGCAGGGGGGACCTAGAAGAGGAGTAAGCGAAAAATGACAGATAAAAACGCCAACAAAATAATCGACAAACCTTCAATCGCTGGTTGAGGATGACCTTCTGCCTCTGGAGACGAACGTACTCGGGCCACTTGACGAATCGAGTGAGATCCCTcttgggaggaaggtcgCCACCTATAACAAGCATTGGCAACAACTCCATATACTGTCAACAAATTTTACTAACCGATACCGAAAGTCTTGGACCTCTTCTCGAAGAGAGGGTTCTGGACCTTCTTACCAGCCTTCTTGGTGCCGACTAAAAATCAAAAAGGAGTCAGAAACAAGATACAGAGACAGATTAACATCATACTCACAGGGAGCGGGAGCGggcttctttcctttgggGGCCTATTAAATGGGTCATTGAGACGACGTCAGCGATGAACCTCTATTAATTTCGAGGCATCACGTCGGAGCTCTAGAGATCGCCTCTTGCGAGAGATCACCCAGGTGGGTCAGGCAAATAGCTAAGAAATCATCGCGCAGCCCTCAAGGCATTGCTCCTCCTCGCACGTTTGGGGGCGGTTACCAGAGCTTCTCGTGTGCAACACACAAGTGCGCCAGCCACCGACGTCCCCAAATCCATCTAGTATATGCCTTGATGGTTGGCGCTGTCTAGTTCTCCTTGGTGATGCCTGTTGAGAATGGTTGAATGCGCACCATTTTTGAAGTTTTTGTGGGTTGGGTGGTGGACTtgagggatgaagaaggaagaaagaaaccGGCCGGGGGAGAGGTCGTTTTGCGCCAGCCCCTGGTGAAACGCGACTGGGTGTCCGGATCCATGTCTTAACACCGATCCGACGGATACGGTACAATTTCGCCATCATCGGAGAATTTGATATAACGCCGCCCAGAGCTGGGCCTCGGGGTCGTAGATTTCGAGTTGTTCACGCTTCAAGGCCTGCCTTCTGCAACCCTCAAGCTTAGGAGTACAGGTCAAAATGGTGAGTGACTGTTTTGGAGGAcgacagcagcaacagcggAAGTAGCAGTGGAAACCCGAGACGATACGGCACGGCATGACCATTAGCAGCAGCAATTATAAGGAGGATATGATTCGACTGGGGAAAGCGACTCGGGTTGAGATGAGAATGGGTAGCCAGTTGAGAGGTCATAATGTTCCTTGGAGGTGTAAGGCCGGACACTGTGATGGCGGTGGAGGATCTCGTCGGATTGATCTTGAAAGACAGTGGAAAAGAGTCATGTCACTCGGAGAGCCACAATGCTGGGCCCGCTGATGTCTGGGGTCACTCTGCTCGTccgctgttgctgctgtgctgctgcttctctCAGCCGAGAACCTTTTGTCAAGTACTTGGCTaacatttccatctctaGCCTCAACAAGTCCGAGACATCAAAAAGTTCCTCGAGATCGCGCGAAGGAAGGACGCTACCCGTTAGTTTGATCACCAAATTTCACACTCTCTACTTTTGACTAACTTTGATTACCCAGTCGCCCGAATCAAGAAGACCGCCATCAAGCCTGCCCACACCACCACTGCCTCCTCCAAGTCTAAGGCTGCCAAGGCTCCCACCCACGTCACCAAGTTCAAGGTCCGATGCTCCAAGTACCTTTACACTCTTGTTCTCGACGACGCTgagaaggctgagaagCTCAAGCAGAGCTTGCCCCCTGGTACGTGAAGCATTCCTAGGTTACTTGAAATGGCCATCAGTATTGACAGTTTTACAGGActcaaggttgaggaggttgGTGCTAAGCCTGCCAAGAAGTAATTTGGGTAGACTTTAGGGCCGTTGGGGAGATGCATCCTGTACACCGCATGATATACTTTGCATTTGGGTTTACATTCTTTGTTTTGTCGGCTTTTGAGTGCATTGTATAAAGTTCATATGTTGCCTTCTCAGTCGACCTCGACGACATTTTTGCTCCTGTTGCCTAAAGTTGCATAATTACGGAACGCGGAGATGGGAAGTAACTCCGCTGTGACATTCGCGATAAAGGAGGTTCTCTTTTGATAAATTCGGTCATTCGACGTACAGCCTGCCAGTATTCTTGGAACACAGACCCGATTGTTGACTACTGCAGTCACTTAACCCGCTGGCACACCCCCAACTCAGTCCCGCGAGACATGCCGCGGTAATCTACACATTAGTGCAAGCACACAGATCCGGACATTCACACcaattcctctttctccgaCTTTCCGGCCCTCCCAGCCATGTACGaacccttctctcccaatTTAACCTTCACGGAAGGCTTTGTTCTTGGCCAAGCGTCCTTCCTCATTATCCTCCTACTGTTTATTCGCTATGTTGTATTCTCTCCCAGTGAGCAGATAGACCATGAAGGCTGGCGCAAACGACGTGCCGAGCGGGCAGATGTGCGTATGGCTTCGTCTAAAACCGTACATGTATTGACATCCGGATTTACAAAAGCTCCTCTCTAATCACACACCCCCTCCGCTATCAGTCCTCCTTTCCAAGACATCATATGATATGTCTATCCATCCCGCCGAATCTTCGGACTGGGTAAATGTCTTGCTAGCTCAAATCTTGCAAGGTTATCGGAACGACCTTCTTTCAGaaggcggagaagaaggcgcaAGGCAGAGAATAGAAGGATGGCTGAATCCAAAGGGGGAACGCCTAAGCTGGCTTGATCCAATAGATGTCACATCGTTGTCATTAGGGACTTCCTATCCGCTCCTGTCAAATGCTAGAATAAGACCGGCAGATGGACAAGGTCGCTTGGTACGCCTTCGTGTTTCTTTCTTGTCTGCTAGCTAAACGATGACTCACAAAAATTGTAGCGCGCAGAAATTGATGTTGACTATCTGGACTCTTTAAGCATGACACTCTCCACGGCTGTTTTGATCAACTTTCCAAAGCCGCGTTTCGCAGTCTTGCCAGTCACATTGGGTGTCGAACTCGTATCCGTCGGTGGTACTGTAAGTTCAAACTAATCTCCATACCTTTGTAGCTAACAGAATTCAAGATGAGTGTGCAACTTCATGAACCAATAGAGGACCGACAACATATTCATGCAAACTTATTACCCgacttccatctcaacctGAAAGTCACAAGTCTCCTTGGAAGTCGAGCAAAGTTACAAGGTTCATTCTTTCCGTTTATTCTTTGGGGATCTTTTCAAGGCTGACTCTGGATCCTAGATATACCCAAACTTGAGCAGCTTATTGTCTCTCGTCTTCGAAACCTTATTCAAGATCGTTTGGTCCACCCCAACCATATCTCACTTGCTCTCCCTCGCATACTTTCACCGTCGGTTTCTTCTACTCCTATTTTGGAAGGTTTAGGTGAAGGCGCAGTCGATGCACTAAAGGACGCAGTTAGTGATGGAGTAAAAAGGATGGTGGAAGATTTCATGGGCGAAAATCCCATAGAAGGGGCTTTGAATGAGCAAGGCGAAGAGCAGTGGGTAGATGAAAACTATCCCCCAACGCCCCTCGTTCAGCCTCCTGGTACCTTCCCTACTCTTTCAGAGTCGTCTCggcaatctcttcctccttctcggccCCAAAGTACCACTCAAGGCCAGCCCCAGCTATTCTATCGACGCCCTCTCATTCACCCGGCGCAAACTTACCATCACTATAATACCTATACTTTAGATCCACAAATTCCACATTCCGTCTCTTACCGTCATCCGCCTCGAGAATCTCGTATTCACAACGCACCCCAGACGCCCGTGCCCCAACGACCGTCTCACGGACAGGGACGCATGTCGACAGCGTCTAGTCTAACACCAAGCCAGAGTCAGAGCCAGTTCAGGTTCAGGGGGCAGTTTGCTTCGAATGTGAACCCTGGCCAGGTAGGTACAAGTCGTTAATGGATGTCGAAGGCTGTATGGAACGCCTCGGATATGGATGGTTGAAGTCTTGCTGTTCACATGAATAGTCTTGTACCAGAGCACAGCTCCTTCTTGGAGCTTATTTTCCTTTCGGCATTCGAAGTCTAGAGGCCTTGCGATGTCTCGTCGTTGCTTTGTTCATTCTGTTGTGGAGTTGTTTCTTTGATGAGTCTTCATGTTGGCAAAATGATAATAATATCGCACCGATCAGACATCAGAGCCCAGAAGCATAACGGCTGTTCTTGGCTGtgtgaagagggaaaaagcCAGTGACTCGTGACCCAAGACTCAAGGGGATATATTGTGGATTGTGTAAGATGTTAGTTAATCAGTGGCGACGTTTGGCATCAGGCGAACGAGTGAGAGTGTGGACATTAATGCCACAAGACTAATATAGTTGCTCGGTCAAGCCGGCAAACGTAGCAGTTGGCAACTGCAGAATGGTGCTGCAGATACTGGCTGTGGATCGTACAATATCTCGTTGTTTGTTTCTCTTTGACAACGATCACTCGGCCGTCCCCATCTACATTAATCGCATGACTGAACATTCTCTAGGTAACATCAATCAGTTCACCCGCTACCGCTTATGCGCTTCTTTCCGATGGATCCAGTCTCGATCGTCGCTCGccgcttctttcttctcagTAGACTTTCCTATGGCAAGgaccttccttccatctcgaGTCAGCATCTCGCCAATCTCAAATGGTACCAGAAATATAGAAGGTGCCTGATGCTTGATCGAACCAAGCCTCGCGCCTTCAGTCCTCGCCCGATCCTTTTTATCCTGATACTGATGAATGTACTCAGCAACTAAACCATCTATCTTAAGCATCTCAACTCTTGATTTCTGATGTgcattccttcctccacctacCTACTACAGGGCCTCGGAGCCATGGAGGTAAGTATTGACAGGGTGGATTTTTGTCGCCGTGCCGCCGTTCCCATAGCACCTGTCCATGGGGCTGTGGTTGAACCTGCGACCGTTCTTCTTTCGGATCTTTATTTCCCAAAGGCTCAAAATTAAGTCCAGTACAAGTAGAGTGGCAATGCCAAGTAACAATTTGGCGCACATCTTCTACATTTTCGTTTACGCATTTTGTGATTCAACCTTGACGAACCAATGTGGAGCTGATGGCTAAGAATTCTTGCTCCTCTTACCTATGCGTACATCCAAGCGAGTTCATAGATACCTCCTTCCGAAACAAAATGGAGAAGTTCTGATTCCTGACGCTAGATGTTTTAATACGCACAGAGTATCATTGTTGAGGACAAACAAGAATGCGCGTCTGATGATTTTCATTTAAATTTCTCTCTTGATGTGGGTCAATCGCTAGGTATTGTTGACTACCTTTTGCCTCTTGCTGATGCAAAGCGCTATCTCGCAGGAATGCATCCGTGACTGGTGGTGTCGGAAGTATGATTATAACCCAATCGGCAACCGATAACTCAGTAATTTATTCCTGTAGTCCAGCTCCTTCCGCCAATTAATTGCACCGTGATTTCCGACGAATTCTCGGCCTTTAGAATCCTTCATGTGTCTCATACATTTCATCCGTCTGCAATGTCCGCGACTGTTATCATCCCAACTTTCAACACATGGTGTCTAGAATGCTAGAAATTGAATTGAAAGGCTCATGACAGAGTTCCAAGAAGCAAGCTTCTATCATAAGTCTTCGTAATGCTACTAGCAGTGATTTTTCTCGTCTGGCATGAACCACATAGAAGGCCAGCGGCAAAGGCCCAatctcatctcatctctgACAATCATTGACTTCCTTATCGTTTTTCCTAAAAATCTTCTCGCAGCTTTAGCGGACCAGGCACAACTGGTGATTAATGTCCTTTGCTAACCTTACGGGCTTTTTCATTTTGATACTCGTTTGACATTCCTGCACGAGACGCCTTTTGacaggaaaagaaggttgGTCATGTCAAGGTCTTATCGCTGGTTCCTTGGCTTGGTTGAATTTCAGAACGGCTTTGCCAAAGCTTTGAACGAGTGAAGTTCATTCACCAATACTCATAATTTCCTTCAATCATATTTGCCCTGTTTTAGTCTGACAATGGATTTTTCCAACCAAGCCACTCTTTGGAACATGGTCAGATTAAAGTCCATATATGTGCACTCCTCTAACGGCAATACTTTGGCCCCTCTTAAATCTCGATTCAAGCCTAATCCAAAATTGCTAGTCGCCAACGTTTTCGTGGAGGAAGTCGGTAAAATTGAGGATTTGTTCAAGCTATGTTAATAGCGACATGAGTAACAAAACGGGCTTAACAAGTAGAAACAGTGAGCGCCCCTCTGTGAGACATAATACTAGATGAAGGGTTGAGTATGTACGAAAAACTTGGTACCGCCGGCAGGCTGGTCCCCTGccattttcccttttccatgTGAATCAGCACTCGTTGCAACTCCCCGCTTGCCCTCCTATCTTCCGTTAAGGCATGACTCATAAAGCAACCGACGACAGACAATGACTTTTGCATGTCGGTCGCAACCGAACGACCCGTCTAAAAAGGTGACTGCAAACCATGGAACTGGAACATCACGAACTGGAAAACTGAAGATTGTACTTGAATGTATATTGCTGTATGGGTTCttgtggagaaggattggCCAAGACAAATGCTAATTCAATATATAGACAACGAAATTAGAACATAACAATTATGCGAAATAAAACTACAGGGGGATGTCAATGCAAATCTGAAAATTGGGTATCGAGGATGCAGATTGGTGAATTTATGTCTTGACCTGCACCAGAAACCATGCCGGAGTTACTCGGGGTATCAAGTGGTATGCTTGGTGAATCAGTGCGTCAGGGTGGTGGTACGTCTGTCGTACAGTCAGTTGAAATGCTCCCCATTGTAGTGAACGCGGCAGAACTTACTCAATCACCGTCTGGTATATGAACTTGAATGACCAAAGATTGCCCTTTGTTCTTTTGAtcttgaggatgaaaagccCAGGTAAATTTTTCATCTTGCACAACTCCACCGTAAATTTCACTTCGTCCCCGGCGTCCATTCTATTCGAAACTTAGTTTATGCTTACAACCAGCGCAGAATGACAACCCACAATTCTTTGCCATATAATGGCTCAGGCTTCGATGTCGTCGACGACTCAGTCAGCTCTAGATTTGGCGTGgattgagatggagggtTGGgaacctcatcatcagtcCGATTAAATCGAGCAGGGCGAGCAGAGGATCGAGAACTTCCCCGACGAAGGAGACCCTTGATACCTGTGCTGGATCGGTTAGCCACAGAGGGACTCGTGGGCATAGGCAACCCTCTAGAGTCGGTCTAATGCCAGTCGAAATCAGCGTTCATTCACTGACGATGAGAAAAGACGGCTTTTACCTTGCTGGTTGAAGCATTATTCATGATTGAGAAGGGGCTCATACCCGAACCCGTACTAATGACGCTTCCCAAGCCGATTGAGGTGccagcagccttcttttttgctctCGTGCACCTCAGTTTGAAATCACTCTCACGCTTCATCTCCACACCCATACCGCGCAATACCTGCATGACTTCCATGAAGACATCTTGCGGCGGCTTAGTGGAAAGCGCTGACTGATCAACAAGACCATTGTGTACGCGGATTCTGGACTCGTCGAACAATGTCGAGGCTGATCGTGTACGGATAGTAGTGGGCGGAGATTGTTGCGTCGAAGTGCCGATAGTAAGTGTGGTAGCAGCAGTCGGACGAGGAGTTACCGTAACAGAGGGAGTTGTAGTAGTAGCATCAATGGATCGCGACAAAACAGAGGATTTGGTAGGGGTTGTTTTTGTGTTGTTCTCCTGATCAGTGGTTGAATCAAATGTCTCTTTTGTCTCTTCCGTCTTGTCAGTGTTTCCGTGAGAAGCTGTCGATGCTTGAGCGGATTCCTGGGCTTTGCTCGCAGTTGAGGCAACTTCACCGATTCGTACAAATGACGACTGGGAATCTGACTTGAGGGCCGGCGATTTTGGTTCAGGTAGTGTCTCTTTGACAAGTGTTTTGCGCCGGAACCAATCCATGACTTTGGAAGCCCTGCTAAAGGAGCCTCGGTAGCTCGAGTAAGGGCCTTGCTGGGAAGCGAATGCGTCCATTGCGACAACCGAGGGGGAGCTTTGCTCCGGTGCAGAGGCCTTTGTTCCAACGCCAGGACTGACGGAGACTCCTTGGAGAGATTCGGCGACAGGGTTCTTGACCAAATGaccagaggaagggagaCCAGAAACGTTGACAGCTGTATCCTTCTGTTCGGATTGACTAGATGAATGGATTCAGCTACGTTCAGGGTGAAAGGTTGAGCTAATAACGTACGTGCTCAAGCCAACTTGAAttgttttccttctcttaTCCCTCATAGTGGAAGATAACCTGTTCTCATCATTGGTGTCCTTGTCCGTAAGAGGAACTCCAGGAGTGGTGACCGCAGAAGATGCCTTGCTATCCTTGCGACTGTCTCAATGTTAGACAATGTCTATCGTGATCAAATTACTCGACTGTACTCACCTGTGGAAACCAAATTGCAAAGTTCGTCTCCTCGACTTTTTGACACTGTCGCTCTCTGAGGTGGCCTGGCTCTGGCCTCCATGTTGCTGTAACTGATGTTGCAGCGCAAGAGCACTGGAGCTGGCACTAGGGGGAGCCATCTTCCCTTCACCGTGCACCGTTGTGTGTGCTTGCGAAGCATGGCCCAAAAGCTTTGCCAGTCCGAATTTATCAAGCGACATGCCTTTCCGGTTTCGATCCTTTTTCGGAGGCTTCGGGAGCCCAATGTCAGTGAGTGAAGATTCTGGTCGCGAGATTGAAACAGAGCTGGCACCCATTGGAGGGGGTACAGAACCATGCTTCTTCCGTTCATTGACCACAGAGGCCTTTGGAGTGGTAGCGATTTGGGCTGTCCGCATCTTTGCGCGGGGAGTGACATTCACAGGTTCCTGTTCAACAAATGTGGAAATCCGGGGAGTGGAGGGAGACATCATTTCATCGATAGCATCAGATCCATGCTCCACCGCGGGAACCGGCATTGGCATTTCCAGCGGTTCGACAGCCTGTGAAGAATGGTTTGTTGCTGTAGCGGTGCCAAAATCTGCGGGAGGGGCAAGGGGAGCAGTTGTTGGGACGATAAGCGATGCCATAGCCTTTTCTCCGGTCTGCTGTGATTTATCGTCACTTGCCGTTTTAGGCTGCTCGCTGTCCGAAGAGCCTGactccatctcaacatcACTCGATTCTTCCCGTTTCAcatcaagaagagaagatgcgACCATCACTGTGTCAGCGGTGCTTGTGGTTTCCGTTGACCCCTCTACCCGTCCATGACTGTCATCAAAGGTTCCTTTCGGCCTATCATATGACGTTTTCCCGGCGTATTCCACTGGAATGGTGTGTCGGGTCTGGTGATCTCGGGCTGCTGGCACTGCTTCCATCAAAGGCTGCACGGCAGTTATTACCACAGGGGGAAGAGTATCGATGGGGGATTGCATTGGGACGGGGGATGGTGTCTCAACAGTCATGGCAGTAGGGACGCTGATGGATGTCGTAAATGAAAGACCAGGAGCCATGGACTCAGCCTCAGTAATAGCAGAAGAACGGATAGAACGGATCTCAGCCGATTGGGAGAGAGTAGTTGAAGGCGTAGCCGGTCGTGTAGTGAGCGGTGCATCGTCTACTGACTCAGAGTGCTTGGCAATAGTTTCGTGAAGTGGGGCGGACCCTGGAATAGCACTATGTGGCCGGCGGCGGATTTGATCAAGCGCAGCTGCAGTGATAATAGTGCCTGGAGCGACGCTCTGGCTTCGCTGCACATGGGCCCTCTCCGCCTGTAAGGATTCGCGAGCTTGTATCTGCACTCTGCGACGCTCTTGCAATTCCTTTCTAGCTTGTTTACTTTTCCTATACATGGCATCCTGGAAGGCCGCCTCGCATTCCTCGACAGACTTGTTGAACATGTCATGATAGGATTTGATCCATGGATGTTTGACAATAGCAGGTATCTTGATTCGATGCTCGGGGTGAAGAATAAGCATATGCTGGAGTAGGTTTTTCCCCATTGGGGATACGTGATCGGGATAATGCAGTTCGGTATTCATGATATAGCGATAAAGCTCAACAACATTTCCAGCGTCGGGGTTGTCAGGATCGTCATCGTAAGGAAGGTATCCGGCAAGCATTGCGTAAAGGATGACTCCGCATGACCAGATGTCGACCGCAGAACCGTGGTAAGGTGTGTCCAGCACAACAAGTTCTGGCGCGGCATAGCATGGACTTCCGCAACTGGTAGACATGAGATCCCCTTTCGACAGGTCAAATTGGTTTGCAAACCCGAAATCTGTAATGATAAGGTTCCTGTTCTTGTCGAGTAATAGATTTTCCAACTTCAGATCACGGTGGATGACGCCTTTCTTGTGCAGGTAGTCCACGCCGGATATCAGCTGAGC
The Cryptococcus tetragattii IND107 chromosome 11, whole genome shotgun sequence DNA segment above includes these coding regions:
- a CDS encoding 60S ribosomal protein eL8; this encodes MAPKGKKPAPAPFGTKKAGKKVQNPLFEKRSKTFGIGGDLPPKRDLTRFVKWPEYVRLQRQKVILNQRLKVPPAIAQFSNTLDKNTATQLFQLLNKYKPESTQEKKARLLAEAEKREKEGDKATTADSKKPIFAKYGLNHVVALVEAKKAQLVVIADDVDPIELVVFLPALCRKMGVPYVIVKGKARLGLVTGKKTAATVAITEVRSEDQQALATLVSAAKANFLEKYEDSRRHWGGGVRGNKSINKLKKRAKALGQDAKKIDLSL
- a CDS encoding 60S ribosomal protein eL38; amino-acid sequence: MPQQVRDIKKFLEIARRKDATLARIKKTAIKPAHTTTASSKSKAAKAPTHVTKFKVRCSKYLYTLVLDDAEKAEKLKQSLPPGLKVEEVGAKPAKK